Genomic window (Ureibacillus composti):
CTACCGGTGATTTTCTTTGTATTTGCTGCATTTATCTCCTACTCTATTGGAAGTACACTAGGAACTGCTGGAATTATGATTCCAATTGGAGCTGAAATTGTAGCTGCCATCGATGTGACATTTTTAATTGCGATCATTGGCGCAGTATTAGCTGGAACCGTGTTTGGTGAGCACAGTTCTCCATTATCTGATACAACGATTCTGGCGTCGATTGGAAGCTCTGTCCACCCAATTGACCATATGATGACTCAATTACCTTATGCCATCCTTTCAAGTATCGCTTCCATTATTGGCTTCCTAGTTGTAGGATTCACAAAAAGCATCCTATTAGGACTTTTCATTGCATTGCTTGTTGTAGTTGTTGAAGCATTCTTCTTGAAAAACAGGCAAGGGAAAACGGGATCTGTTCCTAAAGCTGATTAATTCGAAATCCCAATAAAGCAAAAAAAGTAGCTAACAGTTATTGTTGGCTACTTTTTATATGGAGATTTTTATAAATCATTTGCTAAACAAGCGTCACTAATGGGCAGCTTTCGTCACTTGCCCATTCATTCATCGAACCGTCGTAAACAGCAACGTTTTCATGCCCTAACTTGTTTAATAAAAGAGCATTCCATGTTGCAGCGATGCCACCACCGCAATAGGTAATCACTTTTTTATTCGGGTCTAATGCACCTAGTTTTTCAAATGTTGCGCGTAATGTTTCATCATCGTAAAGCAGTCGTGTCTTGGGATTTGAATGAGACCCAAAAAATGCATGCTTACTGCCTGGGATATGACCAGGGCGAGGATAAGTTGTCGTCTCGCCACGGAAATCTGCTTCTGAAAGACTGTTGATTAAAATAATGTTTTCATTTCCGAGTGCCGCTTTCACTTCTTCTTTTGTGACAATTAAATGCTCGCGTCGCTTGCCTGGAAATGGGGCTGGAGTATATGTTGAAATACCAGACTCTGTTGGGCGTCCATCGAGTTTCCATTTACGAAAGCCCCCGTCTAATACTGCAACATTGTCAAAGCCTTCGTATTTTAACTGCCATCGCAAGCGTGCTGACCAGTCGGACGCTAAAATATCCACATTGACTAGTGGGCCGCGATCGTAAATGACTACATACGTATCCTTAGTGATCCCTAGCGGTTCAGCTGCCTTTAAAAATTGCTCGCGTGTTGCAATCGTAAATGGAGCTTTTCCTTCAGGGTTTGTGAAATGCATTAATAAATCCGCGTAAGCAGCACCTGGAATATGCTCCTCTTGGTAAGCTTCAAAACCAGACCAAAGCTCTGGGTAACCTTCACCCTCTGGAATTTTTAAAAAGGTTGTAGCATCAATGAGGCGCAAGTTTTTGTCATTTAGACGCGCTTCTAACCAATCTCCATCAACGATAAGTGGAATGTTTGTCATCGAGTAACTCCTTCATTTCTGTTATAGAAATTGCTATTTTATAGTCTTCGGAACTTCTCCAAAAGATGAATTTCATTTCTAATTAGGGTAGCCTTTTTTATTTGAATTAA
Coding sequences:
- a CDS encoding sulfurtransferase, which gives rise to MTNIPLIVDGDWLEARLNDKNLRLIDATTFLKIPEGEGYPELWSGFEAYQEEHIPGAAYADLLMHFTNPEGKAPFTIATREQFLKAAEPLGITKDTYVVIYDRGPLVNVDILASDWSARLRWQLKYEGFDNVAVLDGGFRKWKLDGRPTESGISTYTPAPFPGKRREHLIVTKEEVKAALGNENIILINSLSEADFRGETTTYPRPGHIPGSKHAFFGSHSNPKTRLLYDDETLRATFEKLGALDPNKKVITYCGGGIAATWNALLLNKLGHENVAVYDGSMNEWASDESCPLVTLV